A stretch of DNA from Mesorhizobium onobrychidis:
GCCGCGATCACGCCGCTTGCCGTCATCGGCATCGCGCTGGAGCGTTATCTGATCATGGGCATGACCGCGGGCGCGGTGAAGTAGCGCCTCCTTCTTCCCTTTTCCCCTTGTGGGAGAAGGTGGATCGGCGCGTAGCGCCGAGACGGTTGAGGGGTGCTGGACGGAGCGCTGTTGGTGCCAAGCTGGAACACCCCTCATCCGACCGAGCGGAGCCTGTCCTCGGGCTTGCCGGAGGCAAGACCCGTGGGCTCGGCCACCTTCTCCCACAAGGGGAGAAGGCAGAGCCACGCTAGGCCGACAATATCGCCCGCAGGTGATCGAGGATCATCGCGACGCCCTTTTGCCCCAGTTCCATCGAAGCCTCAGGGGCGGTCGCCGTGTACCATCCCGTATTGTCGGCGAAGTGGCCGGCGTCCACCGCTTCCGGGCACAGCGCCAGCATCAGCGACGTCTCGCCGACGCCGGCATGATCGAAGGGATACTGGCCGTCCGTCACCGTCGGCATCAGCGGATGCACCTGCACCCAGTTGAAGAAATTGGCGCCTTCGGCGTGTTCGGCATAATAGCCTGCCATCGCCTCGGAGCCCCACCAGCCCTCGCCGCGCTCCTTCTCCAGAAAACGGAAGATCGCCTGGCGGCCGGCGGTCTTGAAGGCGAGATCGGTCGGCATACCGGCGGCAAAATTCTCGGTCTGGTGGTGGATGATGGCGTGGATGTTGCGAAAACCGATGCGCAATAGGCTGTAGAACAGTTCCTCCGCGAACGGTGCCAGCGCCCTGCCGCCGACCTGAACCGAGCCATTGCCCTCCGGCGGCGCCACCGCGTAGCTCGCCGCGCCATAGTAGAAGGCTGGCAGGATGACGATGTCGGCTTCCTTTTCGAACAGCTCCAGCATCTTGACCACCGCCAGCGTATCCATGCCGACGGCCATGTGCTCACCGTGGTATTCGAGCACGCCGAGCGGGAGCGCGACCGGCCAGTTCTCGGCGATCGCAGCGCGGATCTGGTGCGGCAGCATCAGCTCGTAGCGCATGACGCCTACTCCATGTTGGTGTGGCGGGCTGCGTCGATACGGCTTTCGCCGATCCGAGCCAGCACAGTGCCAAGCTCGTCGAGCCCAATTCTGAACAGATCTGTGCCGGCATTGGTCACGATGGTTCCACCAATTTCCCGGAACCCGAAACTTGCCTGAATGTTTGGGCCATTTTTTCCCGAACAGCTTGTTTTTGCTCATGCTATCACCGTGAAAGTTCGTGTCCAACGGCTCGGAGTGCTTTTGCAGCGCCCCAGGTGATAGTGTCGTGGCAATTGCGTACGTGAGGAAACAACAGGACATGAAGACACGGCATTTCGACCGCATCGGCAATGGCGGCATCAGTTTCACTGAACTCGGCTTCGGCACGGCGCCGCTCGGAAACCTCTATCGCGCCGTCTCCGACGAGGATGCCAACGCCACCCTGGAGACCGCCTGGCGGGTCGGCTGCCGCTACTACGACACCGCGCCGCTCTACGGGCTTGGCCTGTCGGAAACGCGGCTCAATCCGTTCCTGCGCTCGAAAAAGCGCGACGACTACGTGCTGTCGAGCAAGGTCGGCCGCATCATGCGCGCCTGCCCGCCGGACCAACGCACCGGCATCGGCAAGTTCTTCGACACGCCGTCGCGCCGCGAGGTCTACGACTACAGCTATGACGGCGTCATGCGCTCCTTCGAAGCCTCGCTCGAGCGCCTCGGCGTCGACCGCATCGACATCCTTTTCGTGCATGACGTCGACATCTTCACGCACGGCAGCAAGGAGGCCTCGGACCAACGCATCGAGGAGTTCATGCGCTCGGGCTATTACGGGCTGCTGGCCTTGCGTGATCAGGGCGTCATCAAGGCGTTCGGCGGCGGCATCAACGAATGGCAGGTTGCCGAGACACTTGCCGAGCGTGGCGACTTCGACCTTTTCCTGCTTGCCGGGCGCTATACGCTGCTGGAGCAGGAGGCACTGCAATCCTTCCTGCCGCTATGCCAGAAGCGCGGCATAGGCATCGTTCTCGGCGGGCCGTATAATTCGGGCATCCTGGCAACCGGACCGAAGCCCGGCGCCCATTACAATTATTCCGAGGCGCCGCAGGACATCCTCGACCGCGTCGCGCGCATCGAGGCCATCTGCAAACGCCACGGCGTACGCCTGATCGAGGCGGCACTGCAATTTCCGCTGCTGCACCCTTCGGTCGTGTCGGTGATCCCCGGCGGCCAGCGGCCGAGCGAGGTCGAAAGCAACCGGTCGCTGCTCGACGCGAAACTGCCATCAGCACTCTGGGCCGATCTCAAAAAGGAAGGGCTGATGCGCGCGGATGCGCCGACGGCATAGAGCCGTCAACTGTCAACTATTCTAGACAATATGAGCCCACCAAAGTGGGTGCAAAAGAAAAGCCGGGCATGCCCGGCTTTTCTGATCTCTGAAAAGGGTAAGAAGGCCGCTTAGTTGACTGCGTCCTTGAGGCCCTTGCCGGCCGAAAACTTCGGCACGGTGCGCGCCGGAATCTGCACTTCCGCGCCGGTCTGCGGATTGCGGCCGGTCGAGGCAGCGCGTTTTGACACTGTGAAATTTCCGAAGCCGACAAGCCGGACATCGCCGCCCTTCTTCAGTTCGCCGGTGATGACGGAGAACACCGCATCGACCGCCGACTGCGCGTCACCCTTCGAAATACTCGCGGCATCGGCGACAGCGGACACCAGTTCGTTCTTGTTCATAAAAATTCCCTTCCATGAGAAACCGGAACGTACGACTCGTCCGGCAGGAAACGGACTTTAGAAAGAAGCGCTTCCGCAACCAAGTCGAAAAGCGTCAACAGGGTCGAAAAAACCCCGGAATTCCGGGGTTTTTCACATGAAAAGGCCGGGCGCTAGGCCCGGCTCTCTCTTGTGCATTGCAACCTTAGCGGATGCTAATGCACGAGTCCGAAAACCGGTTTCGGTTTTCGCTGGGGATCATGCATAGACTCAGTAGCGTTAGAGCGTCCTTTGCGCGTCCAATTGGACGCGCGGCGCTCTAATGGGCAAGTGACTTGCTGGCGTCGTCTCCGGCATCCACCGCAGCCGGCGCATTGACCGGTTCAACCCAATCGATCGGCTCCGGCATACGCACCAGCGCATGGCGCAAGACTTCACCGACCCGGCCGACCGGAACGATCTCCATACCGTTCTTCACGTTGTCCGGAATCTCCGCCAGATCCTTGGCGTTGTCTTCCGGGATCAGTACCTTCTTGATGCCGCCGCGCAGTGCTGCAAGCAGCTTCTCCTTGAGCCCGCCGATCGGCAGCACCCTGCCGCGCAGCGTGATCTCGCCGGTCATCGCCACGTCCGCCCTGACCGGGATGCCGGTCAGCACCGAGACGATCGCGGTCGCCATCGCCACACCCGCCGACGGTCCGTCCTTG
This window harbors:
- a CDS encoding creatininase family protein produces the protein MRYELMLPHQIRAAIAENWPVALPLGVLEYHGEHMAVGMDTLAVVKMLELFEKEADIVILPAFYYGAASYAVAPPEGNGSVQVGGRALAPFAEELFYSLLRIGFRNIHAIIHHQTENFAAGMPTDLAFKTAGRQAIFRFLEKERGEGWWGSEAMAGYYAEHAEGANFFNWVQVHPLMPTVTDGQYPFDHAGVGETSLMLALCPEAVDAGHFADNTGWYTATAPEASMELGQKGVAMILDHLRAILSA
- a CDS encoding HU family DNA-binding protein, with protein sequence MNKNELVSAVADAASISKGDAQSAVDAVFSVITGELKKGGDVRLVGFGNFTVSKRAASTGRNPQTGAEVQIPARTVPKFSAGKGLKDAVN
- a CDS encoding aldo/keto reductase, with amino-acid sequence MKTRHFDRIGNGGISFTELGFGTAPLGNLYRAVSDEDANATLETAWRVGCRYYDTAPLYGLGLSETRLNPFLRSKKRDDYVLSSKVGRIMRACPPDQRTGIGKFFDTPSRREVYDYSYDGVMRSFEASLERLGVDRIDILFVHDVDIFTHGSKEASDQRIEEFMRSGYYGLLALRDQGVIKAFGGGINEWQVAETLAERGDFDLFLLAGRYTLLEQEALQSFLPLCQKRGIGIVLGGPYNSGILATGPKPGAHYNYSEAPQDILDRVARIEAICKRHGVRLIEAALQFPLLHPSVVSVIPGGQRPSEVESNRSLLDAKLPSALWADLKKEGLMRADAPTA